Proteins co-encoded in one Rhodococcus sp. PAMC28707 genomic window:
- a CDS encoding Na+/H+ antiporter subunit A, producing the protein MLAILLAHTVAAVFAPLAVRYWGRNAFFPLALVPLASLIWVFANWNTEQTLSIQWVPGLSMNFDMRFDSLAAIMSLLVLGIGALILLYCARYFEDDEPRLGIFAAEMVAFSGAMFGLITSDNMLVLYVFWEITTVLSFLLVGHYAERASSRRAATQALLVTTAGGLAMLVGIIILGQVAGSYSLSTVIADAPGGWLAGVAVVLILIGALSKSAIVPMHFWLPGAMAAPTPVSGYLHAAAMVKAGIYLVARMAPGFADSGPWRATVISLGLVSMILAGWRALRAFDLKLILAFGTVSQLGFLMVLVGIGTEQAMLAGLAMVLAHAMFKATLFMVVGVIDHTTGTRDIRKLAHLGKKVPILAGIAALAAASMAGLPPFLGFVGKEAALSAVIGTPVLDPTVRILVVTAMVIGSMLTVTYSIRFVWGAFGRKQLKRPSPAVKKMHQPTALFLAAPAFLAVLGLLAGIFSPVVDAIVSPYARTTPSYGQASYHLSLWHGFNLPLGLTVIVVSGGVALFIAHRILNRLKFEHPPLGNADRVYDAVLKGMDTLSIRLTGSTQRGSLPVTQATILLTLVLLPMIVLAVGDVPGLNFKLFDNPLQMVVALIMIAGALGATVMRNRLASVLLVGVAGYGCGIIFAIHGAPDLALTQFLVETLTLVVFVLVLRKLPAEVDDRGSAGWRIPRALLSIAVGAAVTILGAFAMNARNTEPLYLQLPDAAYLLGDGKNIVNVLLVDIRAWDTLGEISVLLVAATGVASLVFRNRRFGTAPRVADAPASSSEGGFGSDTTWLLGGDLIDPRHRSLILEVTTRLVFPTIMVMSVYFFFSGHNAPGGGFAGGLTAGLALVLRYLAGGRYELGEAVPIDAGKILGLGLIFAAGTAVTSLFLGAPALSSATLELTLPILGDIKLVTALFFDLGVYLIVVGLVLDILRSLGARLDAQVETKKQVNAR; encoded by the coding sequence TTGCTCGCTATCTTGTTGGCGCACACGGTCGCTGCCGTGTTTGCGCCCCTTGCGGTCCGGTATTGGGGCCGCAACGCTTTCTTCCCGCTCGCACTGGTTCCGTTGGCGAGCCTCATCTGGGTATTCGCGAATTGGAATACCGAGCAGACGCTGAGCATCCAATGGGTTCCCGGACTGTCGATGAACTTCGACATGCGGTTCGACTCCCTTGCCGCGATCATGTCGCTACTGGTCCTCGGCATCGGGGCGCTGATTCTGCTCTACTGTGCGCGCTACTTCGAGGACGACGAACCTCGCCTCGGCATCTTCGCTGCGGAGATGGTCGCTTTCTCCGGCGCGATGTTCGGGCTCATCACCAGCGACAACATGTTGGTGCTGTATGTCTTTTGGGAAATCACGACAGTCCTGTCGTTCTTGCTCGTCGGCCACTACGCCGAGCGTGCCTCGTCTCGACGTGCGGCGACGCAGGCTTTGCTCGTCACCACCGCAGGCGGCCTTGCGATGCTCGTCGGCATCATCATTCTGGGTCAGGTCGCCGGAAGCTACAGCCTCTCCACCGTCATCGCCGACGCGCCCGGCGGGTGGCTTGCGGGTGTGGCCGTCGTACTGATTCTCATCGGTGCGCTCAGCAAATCGGCCATTGTTCCGATGCACTTCTGGCTGCCAGGGGCAATGGCAGCACCGACTCCGGTCAGTGGCTATCTGCATGCCGCGGCAATGGTGAAGGCCGGCATCTACCTCGTAGCTCGCATGGCCCCCGGTTTCGCAGACTCAGGGCCCTGGCGGGCGACGGTCATCTCACTCGGTCTGGTGTCGATGATCCTCGCGGGCTGGCGTGCGCTACGCGCCTTCGACCTCAAGCTCATCCTCGCATTCGGTACGGTCAGCCAACTCGGATTCCTGATGGTCCTCGTCGGGATCGGCACCGAACAAGCGATGCTCGCAGGCCTGGCCATGGTCCTGGCTCACGCCATGTTCAAAGCGACGCTCTTCATGGTCGTCGGCGTCATCGACCACACCACCGGCACACGCGATATCCGCAAGCTCGCTCACCTCGGTAAGAAGGTGCCGATACTGGCAGGCATCGCCGCACTCGCCGCAGCCAGCATGGCCGGACTGCCACCGTTCCTCGGCTTCGTCGGCAAGGAAGCGGCCCTGTCCGCAGTGATCGGCACCCCTGTTCTCGATCCGACCGTCCGCATTCTCGTCGTCACCGCCATGGTGATCGGGTCGATGCTGACGGTGACGTACAGCATCCGCTTCGTGTGGGGCGCCTTCGGCCGAAAGCAGCTCAAGCGTCCGAGCCCGGCGGTCAAGAAAATGCACCAACCCACCGCTCTCTTCCTGGCCGCTCCAGCATTCCTTGCCGTCCTCGGACTCCTCGCAGGCATCTTCTCCCCGGTCGTCGACGCCATCGTGAGCCCCTACGCTCGCACGACGCCGTCCTACGGGCAGGCGTCTTACCACCTTTCTCTGTGGCACGGATTCAATCTGCCACTCGGACTGACGGTGATCGTCGTGAGCGGTGGTGTGGCTCTGTTCATCGCACACCGAATTCTGAACCGGCTCAAGTTCGAGCATCCACCGCTCGGCAACGCCGACCGCGTCTACGACGCCGTACTCAAGGGGATGGACACGCTGTCCATCCGACTGACCGGTTCCACCCAGCGCGGATCCCTGCCGGTCACACAGGCAACCATCCTTCTCACCCTCGTGCTGCTGCCGATGATCGTGCTGGCCGTCGGGGACGTGCCGGGCCTGAACTTCAAGCTTTTCGACAACCCGCTGCAGATGGTGGTGGCACTGATCATGATCGCCGGGGCGCTCGGCGCGACAGTCATGCGAAACCGCCTCGCCAGCGTGCTCCTCGTCGGCGTCGCCGGATACGGCTGCGGCATCATCTTCGCCATCCACGGCGCTCCCGACCTGGCCCTGACACAGTTCCTCGTCGAGACACTGACCCTCGTCGTCTTCGTTCTGGTACTGCGCAAGCTGCCTGCCGAAGTCGACGACCGCGGATCTGCCGGTTGGCGCATCCCACGTGCACTGCTTTCAATCGCCGTCGGCGCCGCCGTGACGATTCTGGGCGCGTTCGCGATGAACGCCCGCAACACCGAGCCGCTGTACCTGCAACTACCGGACGCCGCCTATCTACTCGGCGACGGTAAGAACATCGTCAATGTTCTGCTGGTCGATATTCGCGCCTGGGACACCCTCGGGGAGATTTCGGTGTTGCTGGTGGCGGCCACCGGCGTCGCGAGTCTGGTGTTCCGGAACCGGCGGTTCGGAACCGCTCCACGCGTGGCCGACGCACCGGCCAGCAGTTCCGAAGGCGGATTCGGCTCGGACACGACCTGGTTGCTCGGGGGAGATCTGATCGACCCGCGGCATCGTTCACTGATTCTCGAAGTCACCACCCGCCTGGTCTTCCCGACGATCATGGTGATGTCGGTGTACTTCTTCTTCTCCGGCCACAACGCGCCGGGCGGTGGTTTCGCCGGCGGTCTGACGGCCGGTCTGGCGCTCGTACTCCGATACCTTGCCGGTGGGCGATACGAGCTGGGCGAGGCGGTGCCGATCGACGCAGGCAAGATCCTCGGCCTCGGCCTCATCTTCGCCGCGGGCACTGCCGTGACTTCCTTGTTCCTCGGCGCACCGGCATTGTCCTCTGCGACACTGGAATTGACGCTGCCGATCCTCGGTGACATCAAACTTGTCACTGCCTTGTTCTTCGATCTCGGCGTCTATCTCATCGTCGTCGGTCTCGTGCTCGACATACTGCGCAGTCTCGGCGCTCGTCTCGACGCTCAGGTGGAAACCAAGAAGCAGGTGAACGCGCGATGA
- a CDS encoding AAA family ATPase yields the protein MSAPELVLTARLNTSAADARRGVVRLHPEVLAALGIREWDAVALIGSRRTAAVAGRAPEGTPQGTALLDDVTLSNTGIKEDGSVAIAPVTVYGAKSVRLSGSALAAGSISDTTLRQALLGKIVTVGDTVSLLPRDLGPGTSSSAATQALSRTFGVAWTTELLTVSAVEPSGGPVSVQPNSAVGWGQGRPPTVPEVIPAISPAELVGVSVQQAKLLEWLRLALDESELLAKLGASPHLGVLVTGPAGVGKATLARAVLSGRTVAELDGPSIGALEASERVDAVAAATDSLAGKGVLLVTDIDALLPSLAEPASTLILDHLRRAVATEGIAFIATTAHPESTDSRVRAQDVCDRQLTLTLPDSAVREALLEHLLRKVPTDSLELNEIASRTPGFVVGDLAALVREAALRAASRASDNKSDPVIVQADLLAALDVIRPLSRSGTEELAIGTITLDDVGDMVETKQALTEAVLWPLQHPDSFARLGIDPPRGVLLYGPPGCGKTFLVRALASSGQLSVHAVKGAELMDKWVGSSEKAVRELFQRARDSAPSLIFLDEVDALAPRRGQGSDSGVGDRVVAALLTELDGVEPLRDVVVLGATNRPDLIDPALLRPGRLERLVFVPPPDADARKDILKASGKSVPLAADVDLDALAEGLDGYSAADCAALLREAALTAMRRSMDAADVTAADVEAARKTVRPSLDAAQVAHLKAYSAMR from the coding sequence GTGAGTGCCCCCGAACTGGTCCTGACCGCCCGCCTGAACACTTCTGCAGCCGATGCACGCCGCGGCGTGGTGCGACTGCACCCCGAGGTGCTCGCGGCACTCGGCATTCGGGAGTGGGACGCAGTGGCGCTCATCGGATCTCGTCGGACCGCAGCGGTTGCGGGACGGGCACCGGAGGGCACCCCGCAGGGCACTGCTTTGCTCGACGACGTCACGCTGTCCAACACCGGCATCAAAGAAGATGGGTCGGTAGCCATCGCCCCGGTGACCGTCTATGGGGCGAAGTCCGTTCGACTCTCCGGGTCAGCTCTCGCCGCGGGCTCGATCTCCGATACCACCCTCCGTCAAGCACTGCTGGGCAAGATTGTGACCGTCGGCGACACGGTGTCACTGCTCCCCCGCGACTTGGGACCGGGGACCAGTTCCAGCGCTGCCACGCAAGCACTCTCGCGCACCTTCGGTGTTGCATGGACCACCGAACTGCTGACCGTCTCCGCCGTCGAACCATCCGGAGGGCCAGTGAGCGTCCAACCCAACTCCGCCGTCGGATGGGGACAGGGCCGACCACCGACGGTCCCCGAGGTGATCCCGGCGATTTCGCCCGCCGAACTGGTGGGCGTGTCGGTCCAACAGGCGAAGTTGCTCGAATGGCTTCGCCTCGCTCTCGACGAGTCCGAGTTGCTCGCCAAGCTCGGTGCATCGCCGCACCTCGGAGTTCTCGTGACCGGTCCGGCAGGCGTCGGGAAGGCAACTCTGGCGCGCGCCGTACTTTCCGGACGTACTGTCGCCGAACTCGACGGTCCTTCGATCGGCGCACTGGAAGCATCCGAGCGAGTGGATGCGGTAGCTGCTGCCACCGACAGTCTGGCAGGCAAAGGCGTACTGCTGGTCACCGATATCGACGCTCTCCTGCCCTCGCTCGCCGAGCCTGCGTCGACGCTGATCCTCGATCATCTGAGGCGGGCCGTGGCTACCGAGGGGATTGCTTTCATCGCCACCACTGCTCATCCCGAGAGCACGGACAGTCGAGTGCGCGCCCAGGATGTGTGCGACCGCCAGTTGACTTTGACCCTTCCGGACAGCGCGGTCCGCGAGGCGCTGCTGGAGCATCTACTCCGCAAAGTCCCGACAGACTCCCTCGAACTGAATGAAATAGCCTCACGGACACCAGGTTTCGTTGTCGGCGATCTAGCAGCGCTGGTGCGCGAAGCCGCGCTGCGTGCAGCGTCTCGGGCCAGCGACAACAAGAGCGACCCCGTCATCGTGCAAGCCGACCTTCTCGCCGCGCTCGATGTGATCAGACCGCTGTCACGTTCGGGCACAGAGGAACTCGCCATCGGCACCATCACCCTGGACGACGTCGGGGACATGGTGGAGACCAAACAAGCGCTGACCGAAGCGGTGCTGTGGCCGTTGCAGCATCCCGATTCTTTTGCGCGGCTGGGCATCGATCCCCCACGCGGAGTATTGCTCTACGGGCCACCCGGGTGCGGGAAGACCTTCCTCGTGCGCGCACTGGCCAGCTCCGGTCAACTCAGCGTCCACGCAGTCAAGGGCGCCGAGTTGATGGACAAGTGGGTCGGATCCTCAGAGAAGGCTGTGCGCGAGCTGTTTCAGCGCGCCCGTGACTCCGCCCCGTCGCTGATCTTCTTGGACGAGGTCGACGCGTTGGCGCCTCGACGCGGTCAGGGTTCGGACTCGGGCGTCGGCGATCGCGTCGTGGCGGCGTTGTTGACCGAGCTGGACGGCGTGGAGCCGCTGCGAGATGTGGTCGTGCTGGGTGCAACCAACCGGCCCGATCTGATCGATCCGGCTCTCCTTCGTCCAGGACGCCTCGAGCGACTGGTCTTCGTGCCGCCGCCGGATGCCGATGCTCGCAAGGACATCCTGAAGGCGTCGGGAAAGTCGGTTCCACTGGCTGCCGACGTCGATCTCGACGCGCTGGCGGAGGGGCTCGATGGTTATTCGGCTGCGGACTGCGCGGCACTCCTGCGCGAAGCAGCGTTGACCGCGATGCGTCGGTCGATGGATGCCGCCGACGTCACTGCCGCCGACGTCGAGGCTGCCCGAAAGACGGTGCGCCCCTCACTCGATGCAGCACAAGTAGCGCATTTGAAGGCCTACAGCGCCATGCGCTAG
- a CDS encoding NUDIX domain-containing protein produces MIQARSAGKSVFYMAGGKIDPGESAEDALHREVREELDAAVLDGSLELLGVFECAAWGHPQGTGLRMNCFLAELASEPVATSEIAEIRYFTRDEYAAMPDVAPGSMLVFDRMRELDLID; encoded by the coding sequence ATGATCCAGGCCAGGTCGGCAGGGAAGTCGGTGTTCTACATGGCAGGCGGAAAGATCGATCCAGGTGAGAGCGCCGAGGACGCGCTGCATCGGGAGGTTCGTGAGGAACTCGATGCAGCCGTCCTCGACGGTTCGCTGGAGTTGCTCGGCGTCTTCGAATGCGCGGCCTGGGGGCACCCGCAGGGCACCGGCTTGCGGATGAATTGCTTTCTGGCCGAGTTGGCGTCGGAACCGGTCGCGACCAGCGAGATTGCGGAGATCCGGTACTTCACCCGCGACGAGTATGCGGCGATGCCCGATGTCGCACCCGGGTCGATGTTGGTCTTCGACCGAATGCGTGAACTCGATTTGATCGATTGA
- a CDS encoding Na(+)/H(+) antiporter subunit C produces the protein MTANLGMLIIVGVLVSCGVYLLLERSITKMLLGLLLFGNGVNILILTVGGPPGNPPIVGRGTIIHDEIADPLAQAMILTAIVITMGIAAFVLALAYRSFTLNTKDDVENDPEDTKVSKRRSVADAPDRDRSDDPVTGEPSFSGDAFDSQGNPIPIDELKNIEDLECYEDLHEGDFDDDDDEPEVQGLDGIDSAVKDTTPVEKRTKKKGNAT, from the coding sequence ATGACCGCAAATCTCGGAATGCTGATCATCGTCGGGGTACTCGTCTCGTGCGGGGTGTATCTACTCCTCGAGCGCTCTATCACCAAGATGCTTCTCGGGCTGCTTCTGTTCGGCAACGGGGTCAACATCCTGATCCTCACCGTCGGCGGCCCCCCGGGCAACCCACCGATCGTGGGGCGCGGCACGATCATTCACGACGAGATAGCAGATCCGTTGGCGCAGGCGATGATTCTGACGGCGATCGTCATCACGATGGGCATTGCCGCGTTCGTGTTGGCGTTGGCGTACCGCTCGTTCACGCTCAATACCAAGGACGACGTCGAGAACGACCCGGAGGACACCAAGGTCTCCAAGCGTCGATCGGTCGCCGACGCACCGGACCGCGACCGTTCCGACGACCCTGTCACCGGCGAGCCCAGCTTCAGCGGCGACGCCTTCGACTCACAGGGAAACCCGATACCCATCGACGAATTGAAGAATATCGAAGATCTGGAATGTTATGAGGACCTGCACGAAGGCGATTTCGACGATGATGACGACGAACCCGAGGTGCAAGGTTTGGACGGGATCGACAGTGCCGTCAAAGATACGACCCCAGTAGAGAAAAGGACGAAAAAGAAGGGGAACGCGACATGA
- the pssA gene encoding CDP-diacylglycerol--serine O-phosphatidyltransferase codes for MITRRSRPPAAVRLLPSIVTILALCAGLSAVKFALSDQLGVALAMIGAAAVLDALDGRIARLLDATSKIGAELDSLADAISFGVAPALVLYVTLLDGSSFGWIVALTYAVAMVLRLARFNTLLDNDTPTYAAEYFTGVPAPAGALIVLVPIAAFEEWGDGWWASFYVVVGWTLFTATLAVSRIPTLALKSVSVPPRMAAALLIMVALTAAALITYPLILLMVLVLVYLAHIPFAVRSQRWVAARPYTWDAKPSERRAERRAIRRAPNTARKSAARLGLRRPRGPR; via the coding sequence ATGATCACCAGACGCTCGCGGCCACCTGCCGCCGTCAGACTTCTGCCGTCGATCGTGACAATTCTCGCTCTGTGCGCAGGTCTGTCCGCGGTCAAATTCGCACTGAGCGATCAGCTGGGCGTTGCACTGGCCATGATCGGAGCGGCAGCGGTGCTCGACGCCCTGGACGGACGCATCGCGCGTCTCCTCGACGCGACGAGCAAGATCGGTGCCGAACTGGACTCACTGGCCGACGCGATCTCGTTCGGTGTTGCACCTGCGCTCGTGTTGTATGTGACGCTGCTCGACGGCAGTAGCTTCGGCTGGATCGTCGCACTGACCTACGCAGTGGCCATGGTTCTGCGTCTCGCTCGTTTCAATACCCTGTTGGACAACGACACCCCGACCTACGCCGCGGAGTACTTCACCGGTGTTCCTGCTCCGGCGGGGGCGCTCATCGTGTTGGTGCCGATTGCAGCGTTCGAAGAGTGGGGCGACGGCTGGTGGGCGTCGTTCTACGTCGTCGTCGGATGGACATTGTTCACTGCAACCCTTGCGGTGAGCCGGATTCCCACGCTCGCGCTCAAGTCAGTGTCGGTGCCTCCGCGGATGGCCGCGGCACTCCTGATCATGGTGGCGCTGACCGCTGCTGCACTGATCACCTATCCGTTGATCCTGTTGATGGTGCTCGTGTTGGTGTACCTCGCGCACATCCCGTTCGCTGTTCGCTCGCAAAGATGGGTTGCCGCGCGGCCGTACACGTGGGATGCCAAGCCGTCCGAGCGCCGGGCCGAGCGCCGGGCGATTCGACGCGCGCCCAACACCGCGCGTAAGTCCGCCGCCCGCCTGGGTCTTCGCCGGCCGCGGGGCCCGAGGTGA
- a CDS encoding GlsB/YeaQ/YmgE family stress response membrane protein codes for MLGLGIIGWIIIGGLAGWIGSKLMKTDASMGIILNIVVGIIGGLLGGWLLKVFGVDVEGGGLIFSFITCLLGAVILLFLVKLVMGRSKV; via the coding sequence ATGTTGGGCCTAGGAATAATCGGCTGGATCATCATCGGCGGTCTCGCCGGATGGATCGGCAGCAAGCTCATGAAGACCGACGCCTCGATGGGCATCATCTTGAACATCGTCGTCGGAATCATCGGTGGACTTCTCGGTGGCTGGCTACTGAAGGTATTCGGAGTCGACGTCGAAGGCGGCGGACTCATCTTCAGCTTCATCACCTGCCTGCTGGGCGCAGTCATCCTCTTGTTCCTCGTCAAGTTGGTCATGGGCCGCAGCAAGGTCTGA
- a CDS encoding isocitrate lyase/phosphoenolpyruvate mutase family protein has protein sequence MTNLSQKATALLELHKPGNPVVLPTVWDAWSANLAVSAGFTALTVGSHPVSDSLGKPDNEGITFEELLTRVSQITSAVDVPLSVDIEAGYGQDPKRLIDGLISAGAVGLNIEDTVHSEGGRLREAQEHADFVGALRTASDATDVHVVINARTDLFVKQIGDENDRVDRAIARLKLAAAAGADSLYPVGFHNDADYKRLASELPLPINAIAHPVDGDLAHFAELGVGRISFGPLFQASLGKHAEGILARWK, from the coding sequence ATGACGAACCTGTCCCAGAAGGCCACCGCACTTCTCGAACTCCATAAGCCGGGCAATCCCGTCGTACTCCCGACCGTGTGGGATGCATGGTCTGCGAACCTCGCCGTCTCGGCCGGGTTCACCGCGCTCACCGTCGGCAGTCATCCAGTGTCCGACTCACTCGGCAAGCCGGACAACGAAGGAATCACCTTCGAAGAACTGCTGACCCGCGTCTCGCAGATCACCTCTGCCGTGGACGTGCCGCTCTCCGTCGATATCGAAGCAGGCTACGGGCAGGACCCCAAGCGGCTCATCGACGGTCTCATCTCGGCAGGCGCCGTAGGCCTCAACATCGAAGACACCGTCCACAGTGAAGGTGGGCGACTCCGCGAAGCACAGGAGCATGCCGATTTCGTCGGCGCGCTGCGCACTGCATCGGACGCGACCGACGTACATGTGGTGATCAATGCCCGCACCGACCTGTTCGTCAAGCAGATCGGTGACGAAAACGACCGCGTCGACCGGGCCATCGCACGACTGAAGCTCGCTGCAGCCGCAGGTGCGGACTCGCTCTACCCCGTCGGATTCCACAACGACGCCGATTACAAGCGTCTCGCATCCGAACTGCCGCTCCCGATCAATGCGATCGCACATCCGGTGGACGGCGACCTGGCGCACTTCGCCGAACTAGGTGTCGGCCGCATCAGCTTCGGGCCGCTGTTCCAAGCCTCGCTCGGCAAGCATGCAGAAGGAATCCTCGCGCGCTGGAAGTAA
- a CDS encoding phosphatidylserine decarboxylase: MARRPTPIGQPPRTGVAHVIDLVRETVPPLHPAGLPFVAGPLAVAVLGRKYKWVRLAGLTAAGACATFFRHPSRVPPNRPGVVVAPADGLVTLVDTAVPPSELSLGSDPVPRVSIFLSVLDVHVQRVPVGGEVLGVVHRSGQFKSADLAEASEVNERNSMHIRTAAGQDIAVVQIAGLIARRIINNAKIGDKLTIGDTYGLIRFGSRVDTYFPLGTKLLVERGQRAVGAETVLAELSQ, encoded by the coding sequence GTGGCACGCCGTCCCACCCCGATCGGTCAACCTCCCCGAACTGGGGTCGCGCACGTCATCGACCTGGTCCGAGAGACAGTCCCGCCCCTGCACCCGGCAGGGCTTCCGTTCGTTGCAGGCCCTCTTGCAGTGGCCGTTCTCGGCCGTAAGTACAAGTGGGTGCGACTGGCCGGCCTCACCGCAGCCGGCGCTTGCGCCACATTCTTTCGGCATCCGAGCCGCGTTCCACCGAACCGCCCCGGTGTCGTTGTCGCTCCGGCGGACGGGCTGGTGACACTGGTCGATACCGCAGTGCCCCCTTCCGAACTCAGCCTGGGTAGCGATCCGGTGCCGCGCGTGAGCATCTTCCTTTCCGTCCTGGACGTACACGTGCAGCGGGTTCCGGTCGGCGGCGAGGTGCTCGGGGTCGTGCACCGCAGCGGACAGTTCAAGTCTGCTGATCTGGCCGAAGCAAGCGAGGTCAACGAGCGAAACAGCATGCATATTCGTACCGCTGCGGGCCAGGACATCGCGGTCGTGCAGATCGCCGGCCTCATCGCGAGGCGCATCATCAACAACGCCAAGATCGGCGACAAGCTCACCATCGGTGACACCTACGGTTTGATCCGATTCGGTTCGCGCGTGGACACCTATTTCCCACTGGGCACCAAGCTGCTCGTCGAGCGTGGCCAACGCGCAGTAGGCGCCGAAACTGTGCTCGCCGAGCTTTCCCAGTAA
- a CDS encoding DUF559 domain-containing protein — protein MLTAVHPHGITTRSELLAEGIPNSTITRRYERVLPGIYSADQPTTIARCYAVTLWQPNALLSHRTAAWLYGWMDEHSMIEATLPAVSKARTPCWLRMYRRDLPASDTTEVVRLPVVARERTLIDCIAVMTPEAVARIVDERLATDIDAQDLAAKIRSTPRRRGNSRASVQLRSAASGFASEPERVLNRALIACGLRLATNHWVGNYVCDFVDELARVVVEVDGREFHSAPEVFSKDRRRQNDLVLDGWLVLRFSAFDVMANPEKTARQIAGVVRRRRRSRS, from the coding sequence ATGCTCACCGCCGTGCATCCCCACGGAATCACCACCCGTAGCGAACTCCTCGCCGAGGGCATACCCAACAGCACGATCACCCGCAGATACGAACGTGTACTGCCAGGGATCTACAGCGCCGACCAGCCGACCACCATCGCGCGCTGCTACGCCGTCACCTTGTGGCAGCCGAACGCACTTCTCAGTCACCGCACAGCAGCATGGCTGTACGGGTGGATGGACGAGCATTCGATGATCGAAGCGACGCTGCCCGCGGTATCCAAGGCTCGAACCCCTTGCTGGCTCAGGATGTATCGCCGAGACCTGCCCGCATCCGATACCACCGAGGTCGTGAGGCTCCCCGTCGTCGCCCGCGAACGAACTCTGATCGATTGCATCGCCGTGATGACACCGGAAGCTGTCGCTCGAATCGTCGACGAACGCCTCGCGACAGACATCGATGCGCAAGACCTGGCCGCGAAAATTCGAAGTACCCCCAGACGCCGAGGCAACTCCCGCGCATCCGTTCAGCTTCGTAGTGCCGCGTCGGGATTCGCCTCGGAGCCCGAGCGTGTATTGAATCGCGCGCTCATCGCGTGCGGTCTCCGCCTCGCGACCAACCATTGGGTTGGCAACTACGTGTGCGACTTCGTCGACGAACTCGCACGGGTCGTCGTCGAGGTGGACGGCCGTGAGTTCCACAGCGCGCCCGAGGTGTTCAGCAAGGATCGGCGTCGGCAGAACGATCTGGTCCTCGACGGTTGGCTCGTGCTGAGATTTTCGGCATTCGATGTGATGGCGAACCCGGAAAAGACTGCGCGACAGATTGCCGGAGTGGTGCGCCGGCGCCGGCGTTCACGGAGTTGA
- a CDS encoding SRPBCC family protein yields the protein MSKTLEATIDIDANPEQVWKIISDLKRMGEWSPQCKLMKVFGGDVRRGTTTLNINRKGLLVWPTRSKVIEFEPNKKIAFRVLDNKTIWSYSLTPNGTGTSVVEKREAPSGTTAISSFLVKNVLGGSDQFDIELVDGMNKSLQRIKAETEKG from the coding sequence GTGAGCAAGACTCTCGAAGCCACGATCGACATCGACGCCAACCCTGAGCAGGTATGGAAAATAATCTCCGACCTGAAGCGGATGGGCGAGTGGAGTCCGCAGTGCAAGCTCATGAAGGTCTTCGGCGGCGATGTTCGACGCGGCACCACCACTCTCAACATCAACCGCAAGGGACTTCTCGTCTGGCCGACCAGGTCGAAAGTGATCGAGTTCGAACCGAACAAGAAGATCGCCTTCCGAGTCCTGGACAACAAGACGATCTGGTCGTATTCACTGACCCCGAACGGGACCGGCACCTCGGTAGTCGAAAAGCGCGAGGCGCCGAGTGGCACCACCGCGATTTCGTCGTTCCTGGTCAAGAACGTGCTCGGCGGTAGCGATCAATTCGACATCGAATTGGTCGACGGCATGAACAAATCGCTCCAGCGCATCAAAGCGGAAACCGAAAAGGGCTGA
- a CDS encoding DUF1206 domain-containing protein, producing MNKTGDSSASDVVESVQNNGAFEKAARAGHFVSGVLHILIGYIAIRLAFGQGGNADQSGALAELGSKPGGSVALWVAFVAFVALALWRIVEAIVGKKSDDDAGSVMDRLKAGALAVVYIAFAWTTFGFASGSGKSSGKQNASMTSELMGNSFGKFVLVVVGLVIIGVGGYHVYKGVSKNFLDDLEGYTGKTVERLGIVGYCAKGIALIGAGALVVAAVFTSDPSKATGMDGALKTLGQQPFGQLLLIVVGVGIALYGLYAFVLARYARM from the coding sequence GTGAACAAAACCGGGGATTCATCTGCATCCGACGTCGTCGAGTCGGTGCAGAACAACGGCGCATTCGAGAAGGCCGCACGCGCCGGCCATTTCGTCAGCGGCGTGCTCCATATTCTCATCGGCTACATCGCCATCAGGTTGGCGTTCGGGCAAGGTGGAAACGCAGACCAATCCGGCGCGCTCGCCGAACTCGGCAGCAAGCCCGGCGGATCCGTCGCCCTATGGGTTGCCTTCGTCGCCTTCGTGGCATTGGCTCTGTGGCGGATCGTCGAAGCTATCGTCGGCAAGAAGTCCGACGACGATGCGGGCAGCGTGATGGACCGGTTGAAAGCCGGTGCACTTGCCGTCGTGTACATCGCCTTCGCGTGGACGACCTTCGGGTTCGCCAGCGGATCCGGCAAGTCGAGCGGCAAGCAGAACGCATCCATGACATCGGAGTTGATGGGTAATAGCTTCGGCAAGTTCGTTCTCGTCGTCGTCGGACTCGTCATCATCGGCGTCGGCGGCTATCACGTCTACAAGGGCGTATCCAAGAACTTCCTCGACGACCTCGAGGGCTACACCGGCAAAACCGTCGAGCGCCTCGGGATCGTGGGTTACTGCGCCAAAGGCATCGCCCTGATCGGTGCAGGAGCGCTCGTCGTAGCTGCGGTCTTCACCTCGGATCCGAGCAAGGCGACGGGTATGGACGGCGCGCTGAAGACCCTCGGCCAACAGCCGTTCGGTCAATTGTTGTTGATCGTGGTCGGCGTGGGCATCGCGCTGTACGGGCTGTACGCCTTCGTGCTCGCACGGTACGCACGAATGTAA